The segment CAAAGATTCTGTACGCTCCGGGTAAAGCAGCCAATGCCGGTGGTGTTTCTGTCTCTGGTCTGGAAATGACACAGAATGCCCAGAAGTTAAGCTGGACAAGCGAAGAAGTTGATCAGAAACTGCAGAGCATCATGCAGAACATCCATGAGCAGTGCGTAAAATATGGTACACAGCCCGATGGATATGTCAACTATGTAAAAGGTGCGAACGTGGCAGGCTTCATGAAAGTAGCCAAAGCGATGATGGCACAAGGTATTTTATAAGCAGAAATACGAAAATACACTATATGGAAGAAGCAGGCCGAAGTCATTTTGGCTTGCTTCTTTCGTCTGATATACTTTTTCTCTTGTAAGAAAAAGCAGAAGTGTTTCTTTTTTCACCGATTCTTGTTACCTTAGCCGATAAATAAACAAAGCACATGGTAACAACGATTCTGAAAGATTTATACCAGTCGTACGTCGGTCAACCCGCAGAAGGCATTACCGAACTGCCCTCATCAGGTTCTAACCGGCGATATTTCCGACTGACAGGACCTCAGACTTTGATCGGGGTTAGCGGAACAGCACCCGACGAGAATAAAGCATTCATCTATATGTCAGTCCATTTCAGGGAGAAAGGACTTCCGGTTCCGCAAGTTTTCATCCATTCGGCCGACTATCTTTTTTATCTCCAGGAAGATTTAGGCAATACGCTCCTCTTCGACGCCATAGAAAAAGGGCGGAAAAGCTGCGTATTCGACGAAGAAGAGAGACGGCTCTTGCATAAGACGATCCGTCTGTTGCCCACCATCCAGTTCGTCGGAGCCGACGGTTTTGATTTCAGCCAATGTTATCCGCAAGCCGAGTTTAACCAACGCTCTATTTTATGGGATTTGAATTACTTCAAATACTGCTTCCTGAAGGCAACCGGTATGGAGTTCCAGGAAGACCGCCTGGAAGACGACTTCCAGAAAATGGCGGATGTCTTGCTACGCAGTTCCTCGGCCACCTTCATGTACCGGGACTTTCAGTCGCGCAATGTCATGATCAAAGACGGAGAACCGTGGCTGATTGATTTCCAGGGCGGACGGAAAGGGCCGGTATATTATGACGTAGCTTCCTTCTTGTGGCAGGCCAAAGCCAAATATCCTGAAGAACTCCGCCAGGAACTCCTGCAGGAATATATGGACGCGCTAAGACAATACACACCGGTCGACGAACGCTACTTCATGAGTCAGCTGCGCCATTTTGTCTTGTTCCGCATATTACAGGTATTAGGAGCCTATGGATTCCGCGGATACTTTGAGAAAAAGCCGCATTTCATCCAAAGTGTCCCGTTTGCCATCGAGAACTTGCGCCAACTGCTGAAAGAAGACTATCCAGAATATCCATACTTGAGCCATCTGTTACGGAAACTCACAGAGCTAAAACAATTTTCTGACGACATCAAGAAACGAACCTTAGAGGTCCGTATCGTCAGTTTCGCGTATAAAAAAGGAATACCCAACGATCCTACCGGCAACGGAGGAGGCTTTGTGTTCGACTGCCGCGCCATCAACAATCCGGGCAAATATGAACGATATAATCATTTCACCGGACTGGACGAGCCCGTTATCCGCTTTTTAGAGGAAGACGGAGAAATCACCCATTTCCTGGAACACGTTTTTACCATCGTCGACGCCTCCGTCAAACGCTATATGGACCGTGGATTTACCAACTTAATGGTTTGTTTTGGCTGCACAGGCGGACAACATCGGTCCGTTTATTCAGCCCAGCATTTAGCAGAACATCTGAATCAGAAATTCGGAGTCAAAATTCATTTAACACACAGAGAACAAAATATAGAACAAATATTTGAGTCTAACCTATGAAAGCACTTGTATTTGCAGCAGGCTTGGGCAATCGGTTAAAACCTATCACTGACACCGTGCCCAAAGCTTTAGTTCCAGTAGGAGGAAAACCTATGCTGGAACATGTCATCCTTAAACTGAAAGAAGCAGGATTTACCGATATTACGGTTAACATTCATCATTTGGGACAACAAATTATCGACTTCCTGCAGGAAAAGAATAACTTCGGAATTGATATCCATATTTCCGACGAACGCGAATATCTGTTGGATACGGGCGGCGGAATCAAACATGCCGAACACTTTCTGAACGGCAATGAGCCTTTCCTGGTTCACAACGTAGACATCTTTTCCAATATTGATTTGAAGGAGCTCTACAACCGCCACCTGGAGAACAAGGCGCTGGCTACCTTGCTCGTCAGCAAACGGAAAACATCCCGTTACCTGCTGTTCAACAAAGAGAACCAGCTCTGCGGATGGAGAAACCGGGAAACCGGAGAAGTCAAATCTTATTACCCCTACTTCAATCCGGACCAGTACCAGCAGTTTGCTTTCAGCGGTATTCACGTTATTTCACCTGAGATATTCCGCTGGATGGAAGACTGGACAGGTAAATTCTCCATTATCCAGTTCTATTTGTCCATCTGCGCGAAAACCAATATCCAGGCTTACGAAGTACCCGGATTAAAACTCCTCGACGTAGGTAAAAAAGAAACATTAACCTTGGCCGAAGAATGGGTCAAAGAAAATCTGTAACTGATCATGAGTGGTATTCCTAATTTACGAGATCTGGTATTAAGAGATACGCCTTTTGCCAACCTGATGAACAAGCGTATATATAATGTATTGCTGATCGCTACCAAATATGACGCCTTCATGCTGGAAGACGACGGGCGCGTAGACGAACAGATCTTCAACGAATATACGGCGCTGAGCCTTCGCTATCCTCCGCGGTTCACACAAGTGACGACCGAAGAGGAAGCGCTCAATGAATTGAAAAGCCGAAACTTCGAGCTGATCATCTGCATGCCGAACATGGACAACCGGGATATATTCGCAGCCGCAACAGAAATCAAGTCGCAGTATCCGAATATTCCGATCGTCGTGCTGACGCCTTTCTCAAAAGAGGTTTCCAAGCGGGTTGCCAACGAAGACCTGAGTGCCATCGATTATGTATTCAGCTGGTTGGGTAATTCTGAATTGCTGATGGCCATCATCAAGCTGATTGAAGACAAGATGAATGCTCCCGACGATGTTGCCAGCGTCGGCGTACAGATCATTATGCTGGTAGAAGATTCTATCCGTTTCTATTCATCGGCTCTTCCGCATCTGTATAAATTCGTATTGGAACAAAGTCTGGAATTTGCCAAAGAAGCACTGAATCCGCACCAACAGACATTGCGTATGCGCGGACGCCCCAAAATCAAACTGGCACGTACCTACGAAGAAGCCGTCCGCATATTCGAACAATATCAGAACAACATACTGGGAATTATCTCCGACATGAGCTTCATGCACACCGGAGTTAAAGATCCATATGCCGGTTATAAGTTCGGACAGTACGTACGGAAAACCGGAAAGATTATTCCCTTCATCCTCGAATCGTCGGAATCGGCCAATGAAGTATATGCCCGCGAATTGGGAGCTTCATTCATCGACAAGAATTCCAAGAGCTACCCGCAAGACTTGCGGAAAAACATCATGCAGCGGTTTGGGTTTGGTGATTTTGTCATCTTAGACCCGAAGACAAAAGAAGAAATCATGCGCATCAAGGATTTGAAAGACCTGCAGAAAAAGGTATTCCAAATACCCGATGACTCTTTAGTCTATCATTTGAGCCGGAATCATTTTTCCCGTTTCTTCTATTCACGCGCCATGTTTCCACCTGCTGAATTCCTGAAAAACGTCGATGTAAGCGATTACAAGGATATGGACGAAGCCCGGAAACTGATTTTCGACCTGATCGTTCAGTACCGCCGGATGAAAAACTCCGGCGTGGTGGCAATCTACAAGAAAGAACGATTCGACGAATATAGTAACTTTGCCCGCATCGGTGATGGCTCTTTAGGAGGAAAAGGCCGTGGCTTAGCCTTCATCGGAGCCATGATCAAGCGTTATCCCAAACTGGAGCAGGAGAATTTTGAGGTCAATATTCCGAAAACAGTCGTTATCTGTACGGATATCTTCGATGAGTTTATGGAGACAAACGAGCTCTATCCGGTAGCACTCAGCGATGTAGATGATGACACAATCCTCAAATACTTCCTCCGTGCCAGTCTGCCATCCCGGCTCATCGAAGACCTGATGGCCTTTTCGGAAGTAGTAAAAGGTCCGATTGCCATTCGTTCGTCGAGTCTGCTTGAAGATTCGCACTACCAGCCTTTTGCCGGAATCTATTCAACCTACATGATTCCGAAGCATGAAGACAAATACGAAATGCTGCGTTCCCTGAGTGATGGAATCAAGGCTGTTTATGCTTCTGTCTTTTATCGGGACAGCAAGGCTTATATGACAGCGACCTCCAACTTGATCGATCAGGAAAAAATGGCTGTCGTCTTGCAGGAAGTAGTCGGCACACAATATGGTGACCATTATTATCCAACGATCTCGGGTGTGGCTCGTTCATTGAATTTCTATCCGATCGGAAATGAAAAAGCGGAAGACGGAATCGCCAACATCGCGCTGGGCTTAGGCAAATACATTGTCGATGGAGGACTGACACTGCGTTTTTCTCCACGGCATCCGCACAATATTCTGCAAATGAGTACGACGGATTTTGCCTTGCGGGAAACACAAACCCGGTTTTATGCGCTGGATCTGAACCCGGAAAATATTGCCAATAAATTCTCGGTCGACGATGCGTTCAACCTGAAAAAGCTGACTCTGAAAGATGCCGATGCCGACGGCTCCCTCAAATTCATCACTTCGACCTATGATCCGTATGACATGATCATTCGGGACGGATATTATCCGGGTGGCCGGAAAATCCTTTCGTTTGTCAATGTCCTGCAGCATGACGTATTTCCACTGGCCAGCACGCTGGATCAGTTATTGCAGATCGGACAAAAGGAAATGGGACGTCCGGTAGAAATTGAGTTCGCCATCAACATGAACAAACAAGATCCCCGGAAGGCATCGTTCTTCTTATTACAGATCCGGCCAATCGTAGATAATAAAGAGGTGATGAATGAAGACCTCTCTGTGATTCAACAGAAAGATACGATTTTATCCTCAACCAGTGTATTGGGACACGGAATTATCAATGATGTTCATGATATCATCTATGTGAAAACCGGAGCTTTCAATGCGGCCAACAATCAGTTGATTGCCTACGAAATCGAGAAAATGAACCGCCAGTTTACAGGTACCGACAAGAACTATGTATTAGTCGGACCCGGACGTTGGGGAAGCAGCGACCCGTGGCTGGGCATTCCGGTAAAATGGCCACATATCAGCAATGCCAAAGTCATTGTTGAATGCGGGCTGGAGAACTACCGGGTAGATCCGAGTCAGGGTACACACTTTTTCCAGAACCTGACGTCGTTTGGCGTAGGCTATTTTACCATCAATCCTTTTAAAGGCGAAGGCTGGTTTGATGAATCCTATCTGAATCAGATGCCTGCGATAGAAGAGACAGAATATTTGCGTCATGTACAACTGGAATCGCCTATGATTATAAAGATGGACGGCAAACGGAGTTTGGGTGTTGTCATGAAGCCTCAGAATAACACAGAACAATAATTACAGATAAATTAAGTAGAATTGATATGGATGCAAAAATCTTAGACAAGATAAAAGAACGGATTGCAACAAATCCGTACGTTAATTTCCTCGGAATACATTTCACCAAGATTGAAGACGGGCTGGTTGAAGCTCACATGCCTTTACGTGACGAACAACGGCAATACAGCGGTGTTACGCATGGCGGCGTACTGGCAGCTTTAGCAGATACGATTGCCGGATTTGCGGCCTATACCATGACTCCGTTAGACAAAGACGTACTGACAGCCGAGCTGAAAATATCTTTTCTGCGGGCTGCTTGGGGCTATGAGCTCATTGCCAGAGGCTTTGTCATCAAACCCGGACGACGGTTGCACTTCTGCGAATGCGAAATCTATTGTGACGACAAATTGGTAGGAAAAGCTTCAGGCACGTTTTGCGTGGTCGAATCGCAAGTAGACTAATCAATTTATATCATTTATATATCATGACAAAACATAGTATTATCAAAGTAATCAGCGGATGTGCCTTCATCTGTCTGGCAACAGCTGGATGGGGACAATCCGCAGGTCCGAATCTAATTATCCGGGCTGACGACATGGGGTCATTCCGTGCAGCAAACATTGCCTGCATAGAAGGGTACAAAAACGGAATTGAAACATCTATTGAAGTTATGGCTGTGGCTCCTTGGTTTCCGGAAGCAGCCAAACTGCTCAAAGAAAATCCGGGCGTCGATGTCGGTCTGCATCTGACCATCACCAGCGAATGGGACAACATCAAATGGAGACCTTTAACCCATTGCCCAAGTCTCGTAGACAGCAACGGATATTTTTTCCCCATGATGAATGCCAATCCTAACTATCCGGGTTTGGCCATTATGGAAAACAAATGGAATCTGGCTGAAATAGAACAGGAGTTCAGAGCTCAGATCGAACTGGCGCTGAAAAATATTCCTCAGATCAGCCATCTTTCCGGTCACATGCTTTCAACGGGATTTGATCCGAAAGTAGCCGAACTGGTACATCGCCTTGCCGATGAATATAATTTGCCAGCCGTAGACCGGGTCAATGCCATGAAAGAATATAATTTCTCATACGCCGGCTACGAAGGCTCTAACAAAACGGCAGCCGACAAGGAAGCCAGCTTCATCAAGATGCTCGACAAGCTGGAACCGAATAAGAACTATATGTTTATCGACCATCCGGCTCTGGATAATGAGGAAATGAAAACGGTTGGCCACATCGGATATGAAAATGTGTCAGAAGACCGCCAGGGTGTAACGGACTTATTTACCAATCCGCGTGTCAAAGAGGAAATCCAGAAACGAAATATCCGTCTGATCAGTTACAATGACCTAACAAAGTCGTTGCCACGTGCCGAAGCTACACCCAAATTGACGAAGGCAATTGACAAGTATCTGCAAGCAGTTGCAAAGGAAAACCAAGACTTGCATAGCATCATGGTTCTTCAACACGGACAAGTCATTGCTGAACACTGGCTGAGCGAAGGCGCCTGGAACAAGCCTCACGTTATGAATTCAGTCAGCAAGACCTTTACTGCCACAGCAGTAGGCTTCGCGGTTGCGGAAGGATTACTGAAAGTGACCGACAAAGTCATCTCTTTCTTCCCGGATGAATGCCCGGCCACCATCAGTCCAAACCTAGAGAAACTGGAAATCCGCCATCTGCTGACCATGTCTGGCGGACATGACACTGATCCGAGCGGGAAAATACGTTCTTCCGAAAATAGCAACTGGGTAAAGGCCTTCTTAAATACACCTTTTGAGCATGAACCCGGAACATTCTTCTGCTACAACAGTCTGGGCACATACATGCTTTCAGCCATCGTCCAGAAAGTGACAGGACAGAAAGTCATAGATTACCTCTATCCTCGCCTATTCCGCCCGTTAGGCATTACCGGTATTCACTGGGACGAAAGTCCGCAAGGCATCAATTGTGGAGGCTGGGGACTTTACATCCGGACAGAAGACATGGCCAAAATGGGACAATTCATCCTTCAGAAAGGACAATGGAAAGGGAAACAGTTATTGCCTGAAAGCTGGATAAACGAAGCAACGACATCTCACATTGCATCCGTTCCAGCCGGCGTACGTCCGGAAGAGCTTAAGGAAAAAGGAGTGACGGTCAAAAATAGCGACTGGCTGCAAGGATATGGCTATCAGATGTGGCGCTGCCGGCATAACGCAGTCCGCGCTGACGGAGCCAACGGACAGTATATCATTGTCCTGCCGGAAAAAGATGCCGTTATTGTTACCACAGCCAATATTGGAGACATGCAGGCCGAAATCAACCTGATATGGAAATATATTTTACCTGCTCTTCCTTAAAGCCGGTAA is part of the Parabacteroides sp. AD58 genome and harbors:
- a CDS encoding RapZ C-terminal domain-containing protein yields the protein MVTTILKDLYQSYVGQPAEGITELPSSGSNRRYFRLTGPQTLIGVSGTAPDENKAFIYMSVHFREKGLPVPQVFIHSADYLFYLQEDLGNTLLFDAIEKGRKSCVFDEEERRLLHKTIRLLPTIQFVGADGFDFSQCYPQAEFNQRSILWDLNYFKYCFLKATGMEFQEDRLEDDFQKMADVLLRSSSATFMYRDFQSRNVMIKDGEPWLIDFQGGRKGPVYYDVASFLWQAKAKYPEELRQELLQEYMDALRQYTPVDERYFMSQLRHFVLFRILQVLGAYGFRGYFEKKPHFIQSVPFAIENLRQLLKEDYPEYPYLSHLLRKLTELKQFSDDIKKRTLEVRIVSFAYKKGIPNDPTGNGGGFVFDCRAINNPGKYERYNHFTGLDEPVIRFLEEDGEITHFLEHVFTIVDASVKRYMDRGFTNLMVCFGCTGGQHRSVYSAQHLAEHLNQKFGVKIHLTHREQNIEQIFESNL
- a CDS encoding nucleotidyltransferase family protein, translating into MKALVFAAGLGNRLKPITDTVPKALVPVGGKPMLEHVILKLKEAGFTDITVNIHHLGQQIIDFLQEKNNFGIDIHISDEREYLLDTGGGIKHAEHFLNGNEPFLVHNVDIFSNIDLKELYNRHLENKALATLLVSKRKTSRYLLFNKENQLCGWRNRETGEVKSYYPYFNPDQYQQFAFSGIHVISPEIFRWMEDWTGKFSIIQFYLSICAKTNIQAYEVPGLKLLDVGKKETLTLAEEWVKENL
- a CDS encoding PEP/pyruvate-binding domain-containing protein, with protein sequence MSGIPNLRDLVLRDTPFANLMNKRIYNVLLIATKYDAFMLEDDGRVDEQIFNEYTALSLRYPPRFTQVTTEEEALNELKSRNFELIICMPNMDNRDIFAAATEIKSQYPNIPIVVLTPFSKEVSKRVANEDLSAIDYVFSWLGNSELLMAIIKLIEDKMNAPDDVASVGVQIIMLVEDSIRFYSSALPHLYKFVLEQSLEFAKEALNPHQQTLRMRGRPKIKLARTYEEAVRIFEQYQNNILGIISDMSFMHTGVKDPYAGYKFGQYVRKTGKIIPFILESSESANEVYARELGASFIDKNSKSYPQDLRKNIMQRFGFGDFVILDPKTKEEIMRIKDLKDLQKKVFQIPDDSLVYHLSRNHFSRFFYSRAMFPPAEFLKNVDVSDYKDMDEARKLIFDLIVQYRRMKNSGVVAIYKKERFDEYSNFARIGDGSLGGKGRGLAFIGAMIKRYPKLEQENFEVNIPKTVVICTDIFDEFMETNELYPVALSDVDDDTILKYFLRASLPSRLIEDLMAFSEVVKGPIAIRSSSLLEDSHYQPFAGIYSTYMIPKHEDKYEMLRSLSDGIKAVYASVFYRDSKAYMTATSNLIDQEKMAVVLQEVVGTQYGDHYYPTISGVARSLNFYPIGNEKAEDGIANIALGLGKYIVDGGLTLRFSPRHPHNILQMSTTDFALRETQTRFYALDLNPENIANKFSVDDAFNLKKLTLKDADADGSLKFITSTYDPYDMIIRDGYYPGGRKILSFVNVLQHDVFPLASTLDQLLQIGQKEMGRPVEIEFAINMNKQDPRKASFFLLQIRPIVDNKEVMNEDLSVIQQKDTILSSTSVLGHGIINDVHDIIYVKTGAFNAANNQLIAYEIEKMNRQFTGTDKNYVLVGPGRWGSSDPWLGIPVKWPHISNAKVIVECGLENYRVDPSQGTHFFQNLTSFGVGYFTINPFKGEGWFDESYLNQMPAIEETEYLRHVQLESPMIIKMDGKRSLGVVMKPQNNTEQ
- a CDS encoding PaaI family thioesterase, with the protein product MDAKILDKIKERIATNPYVNFLGIHFTKIEDGLVEAHMPLRDEQRQYSGVTHGGVLAALADTIAGFAAYTMTPLDKDVLTAELKISFLRAAWGYELIARGFVIKPGRRLHFCECEIYCDDKLVGKASGTFCVVESQVD
- a CDS encoding ChbG/HpnK family deacetylase, whose protein sequence is MTKHSIIKVISGCAFICLATAGWGQSAGPNLIIRADDMGSFRAANIACIEGYKNGIETSIEVMAVAPWFPEAAKLLKENPGVDVGLHLTITSEWDNIKWRPLTHCPSLVDSNGYFFPMMNANPNYPGLAIMENKWNLAEIEQEFRAQIELALKNIPQISHLSGHMLSTGFDPKVAELVHRLADEYNLPAVDRVNAMKEYNFSYAGYEGSNKTAADKEASFIKMLDKLEPNKNYMFIDHPALDNEEMKTVGHIGYENVSEDRQGVTDLFTNPRVKEEIQKRNIRLISYNDLTKSLPRAEATPKLTKAIDKYLQAVAKENQDLHSIMVLQHGQVIAEHWLSEGAWNKPHVMNSVSKTFTATAVGFAVAEGLLKVTDKVISFFPDECPATISPNLEKLEIRHLLTMSGGHDTDPSGKIRSSENSNWVKAFLNTPFEHEPGTFFCYNSLGTYMLSAIVQKVTGQKVIDYLYPRLFRPLGITGIHWDESPQGINCGGWGLYIRTEDMAKMGQFILQKGQWKGKQLLPESWINEATTSHIASVPAGVRPEELKEKGVTVKNSDWLQGYGYQMWRCRHNAVRADGANGQYIIVLPEKDAVIVTTANIGDMQAEINLIWKYILPALP